Proteins from a single region of Antechinus flavipes isolate AdamAnt ecotype Samford, QLD, Australia chromosome 2, AdamAnt_v2, whole genome shotgun sequence:
- the CLN8 gene encoding protein CLN8, translating into MNLENDNTASKSIFDMDYASWKIRLSLVVAGFVFYLGVFVVCHQLSSCLNATYRSLVAKEKVFWNLAATRAVFGVQSSIAGLWALLVDPVLSADKGYSQQNWCWFNIATATGFFFFENAAVHVSNLVFWTFDMFLVVHHLFAFLGFLGLVINLRAGHYLAMTTLLLEMSTPFTCISWMLLKAGWSDSLFWKVNQWLMIHMFHGRMFLTYHMWWVCFQHWDDLLNSLAHPHLALFLVGLALLTLIINPYWTHKKTQQLLNPVDWNFANSGPKNSQSVKVNGQTLQRKRQ; encoded by the exons atgaatCTGGAAAATGACAACACTGCATCTAAAAGCATTTTTGATATGGACTATGCTTCATGGAAAATCCGTTTATCATTAGTGGTGGCCGGTTTTGTGTTCTATCTGGGTGTCTTTGTGGTCTGCCATCAGCTCTCTTCCTGTCTTAATGCCACCTATCGATCTCTCGTAGCTAAAGAGAAGGTCTTCTGGAATCTTGCTGCCACCCGAGCAGTTTTTGGAGTTCAAAGCTCCATTGCTGGTCTATGGGCTTTGCTTGTAGACCCTGTTCTTTCTGCTGATAAAGGATATTCACAGCAGAACTGGTGCTGGTTTAATATTGCAACTGCAACtggcttctttttctttgaaaatgctGCTGTTCATGTGTCAAATTTGGTTTTCTGGACTTTTGACATGTTCTTAGTAGTGCAtcatctttttgcctttcttggatTTCTTGGATTAGTGATCAATCTCAGAGCTGGCCACTATCTGGCCATGACAACCCTGCTGCTGGAGATGAGTACCCCTTTTACTTGTATCTCCTGGATGCTTTTAAAG GCTGGCTGGTCTGATTCTCTGTTTTGGAAGGTAAACCAGTGGTTGATGATTCACATGTTTCATGGACGCATGTTTTTGACTTACCACATGTGGTGGGTATGTTTTCAGCACTGGGATGACCTACTGAACAGTCTAGCTCATCCACACCTTGCACTTTTCCTTGTTGGACTGGCCCTCCTTACGTTAATTATTAACCCATACTGGACACACAAGAAGACTCAGCAGCTGCTCAATCCAGTGGATTGGAACTTTGCAAATTCAGGACCAAAAAACAGTCAATCTGTAAAAGTGAATGGCCAGACTCTCCAAAGAAAGAGGCAGTAA